The following proteins are encoded in a genomic region of Caldicoprobacter guelmensis:
- the priA gene encoding primosomal protein N', translating into MKGEVVYAGVIIDQAHPSLDKVFLYLVPQDLMEKVQVGSRVQVPFGPSNRKVEGYVIMLESETDIPSERVKAINKVMDDYPVLPRHMIPLIEWMKDEYHCLTIDAIRCIVPPGLRANIKKKAQKLVFLNDPGDLVEEHISYIASKSQYMADVLRLLAQQDGIPLEEVRAATRAPLSSIKSLEKRGWIRIEQQEVYRDPWAYEPDIGIQPKVLTQEQRQAVEELETALIKGYGKFLLQGVTGSGKTEVYIQAAQKALALNKQVIVLVPEISLTPQTVERFKSHFGQRVAILHSGLSLGERYDEWRRIRNQQVDVVVGARSAVFAPFERLGLIIIDEAHEDSYKSDMQPKYHAVDVARKRCELEGAVLLLGSATPAITDYYLAQKGVYKKIEMKYRVDQKPLPPVEIVDMRKEIELGNRSILSGALYRALKDVLQKGQQAILLINRRGYAQFVSCRSCGFVVKCSNCDISLTYHAYDNSLKCHYCGAIHPYPNVCPACGSKYIKHFGIGTQKAEEEIGKLFPQARVIRMDMDTTSTKGAHQRILKAFGEGLYDILLGTQMIAKGLDFPRVTLVGVIAADTVLNLPDYRSPEKAFQLITQVAGRAGRGPHGGRVIIQTYQPQHYAIQFAARHDYIGFYSREIEIRKQFMYPPFSHMIRILIMGEKEEDVIKLANDSKDWLKQRIDGSYVLKQGLDEIGAYSAPLERINNKYRWHVLIRIKPDDIYRQAYHGLVDEYLEWFIGVKETIIVDFHPLSLL; encoded by the coding sequence GTGAAGGGCGAAGTGGTGTATGCTGGTGTGATAATTGACCAGGCTCATCCCTCGCTTGATAAGGTATTTCTTTATCTTGTGCCCCAAGATTTAATGGAAAAGGTTCAAGTGGGTTCAAGGGTTCAGGTGCCGTTTGGCCCTTCAAATAGGAAGGTGGAAGGTTATGTGATTATGTTGGAGTCTGAAACCGATATACCATCTGAGAGGGTCAAAGCTATAAATAAAGTTATGGATGACTATCCCGTACTCCCTCGGCATATGATACCTCTCATAGAGTGGATGAAAGATGAATATCACTGTCTGACTATAGATGCCATCAGGTGTATAGTACCTCCCGGGCTTAGGGCTAACATTAAAAAAAAGGCTCAAAAGTTGGTATTTTTGAATGACCCAGGAGATTTGGTGGAGGAGCATATAAGTTATATTGCTAGCAAGTCGCAATATATGGCAGATGTGTTAAGGTTGCTGGCTCAACAGGATGGCATACCGCTTGAAGAGGTGAGGGCAGCGACCAGAGCGCCCCTGTCAAGCATAAAAAGCCTGGAAAAGCGGGGTTGGATTCGCATAGAGCAGCAGGAGGTGTACCGCGATCCCTGGGCTTATGAGCCGGATATAGGGATACAACCTAAGGTTTTAACTCAGGAGCAGAGGCAGGCTGTTGAAGAGCTGGAGACAGCACTCATCAAGGGGTACGGCAAATTTCTGCTCCAGGGCGTGACCGGTAGCGGGAAGACGGAGGTGTATATCCAGGCTGCACAAAAAGCTCTGGCCTTGAATAAACAGGTCATTGTATTGGTACCCGAGATATCCTTGACTCCTCAGACGGTGGAACGCTTCAAAAGCCATTTTGGGCAGCGTGTGGCCATACTGCACAGTGGCTTGTCCTTGGGTGAGCGGTATGATGAATGGCGCAGGATTAGAAACCAACAGGTTGATGTCGTGGTAGGGGCGCGCTCGGCTGTTTTTGCGCCTTTTGAGCGGCTTGGCCTTATCATAATCGATGAGGCCCATGAGGACAGCTATAAATCGGATATGCAGCCCAAGTACCACGCTGTGGATGTTGCTCGCAAGAGATGTGAATTAGAGGGGGCTGTGTTACTGCTGGGCAGTGCTACACCCGCAATAACCGATTATTACCTGGCACAAAAGGGCGTATACAAGAAAATAGAGATGAAGTATAGGGTAGACCAGAAACCCTTGCCTCCCGTGGAAATTGTGGACATGCGTAAGGAGATAGAGCTAGGTAATCGCAGCATATTAAGCGGTGCGCTTTACCGCGCCTTGAAAGATGTGTTGCAAAAAGGCCAGCAGGCCATCCTGCTCATTAACCGCAGGGGCTATGCCCAGTTCGTCTCGTGCCGCTCATGTGGATTTGTGGTAAAGTGCAGCAACTGCGATATATCGCTTACCTATCACGCTTATGACAACAGCTTAAAGTGCCACTACTGTGGAGCTATTCATCCCTATCCCAATGTCTGCCCTGCCTGTGGTAGCAAGTATATCAAGCATTTTGGGATAGGGACGCAAAAGGCTGAGGAGGAAATCGGGAAATTATTCCCTCAAGCTCGGGTAATAAGGATGGATATGGATACTACTTCTACCAAAGGGGCACACCAGCGAATTTTGAAGGCATTTGGAGAAGGGCTATATGATATATTACTAGGTACGCAGATGATTGCCAAAGGGCTAGATTTTCCACGTGTGACGCTTGTGGGGGTGATTGCAGCCGATACTGTACTCAATTTACCTGACTATCGTAGCCCTGAGAAGGCTTTTCAGCTGATCACTCAGGTAGCAGGCCGTGCAGGCCGTGGACCGCATGGCGGCAGGGTTATAATACAGACATATCAGCCTCAGCATTATGCCATACAGTTTGCGGCAAGGCATGACTACATTGGGTTTTACAGCAGAGAGATAGAAATACGCAAGCAGTTTATGTATCCTCCGTTTTCACACATGATCAGGATATTGATAATGGGTGAAAAGGAAGAGGATGTAATAAAGCTTGCCAATGATAGTAAAGACTGGCTTAAGCAAAGGATTGATGGTAGCTATGTGTTGAAGCAGGGATTGGATGAGATAGGTGCATATTCTGCTCCTTTGGAGAGAATTAACAATAAATATCGGTGGCATGTGTTGATCAGGATTAAGCCTGATGACATATACAGGCAGGCGTATCATGGCCTGGTGGATGAATATTTGGAATGGTTTATTGGCGTTAAGGAAACCATCATTGTGGATTTTCATCCATTGAGTCTGCTATAG
- the def gene encoding peptide deformylase, producing the protein MIYGKDDVLRKKSKPVEKIDKRVLELLDDMAETMRHADGVGLAAPQVGILRRVVVIDVGEGLIELINPEIVESSGEQRGAEGCLSIPGIRGEVIRPERVKVKALNREGEQIEVTGTGLLARALCHEIDHLDGILFIDKVVPGTLVEG; encoded by the coding sequence ATGATATACGGCAAGGATGATGTGTTGCGCAAAAAGTCCAAACCGGTTGAGAAGATAGATAAAAGGGTTTTAGAGCTGCTTGATGACATGGCTGAAACCATGAGGCATGCCGATGGGGTGGGTTTGGCAGCTCCACAGGTGGGTATATTGCGGAGAGTGGTAGTGATTGATGTGGGCGAAGGCTTGATCGAGCTTATCAACCCCGAGATTGTGGAATCTTCGGGGGAGCAACGGGGGGCAGAAGGGTGCTTGAGCATCCCTGGGATAAGAGGCGAGGTTATACGCCCTGAAAGGGTAAAGGTAAAGGCCTTAAACAGAGAAGGGGAACAAATAGAGGTCACTGGGACTGGGTTGCTTGCCCGGGCGTTGTGTCATGAGATCGATCACCTGGATGGGATACTGTTCATCGATAAAGTGGTGCCGGGAACGCTGGTGGAGGGATAA
- the fmt gene encoding methionyl-tRNA formyltransferase, with amino-acid sequence MLKIVFMGTPEFAIPSLEAIVSSGHKLIGVVTQPDKPKGRGKKLASPPVKEWATARNIPVYQPEKVRDPEFIKILRGLAPDLIVTAAYGQILPKEILDIPPLGCVNVHASLLPKYRGSSPIQQALMDGETETGITIMYMDVGMDTGDIILQKSIPIYPDEQAGELHDRLAVLGGQALAEALKMFENGRPEGRPQEHDKATYCKKIDKSMGNIDWTQSAIRIKNLVRGLTPWPGTFTFLDDQRIKVWKVQEWEYSKLGTYIPGQVVAADQHQGLVVACGEGFLRLIKIQVEGKKVMEDVEFLRGNPIKVGAVFRSEPISEVSQLWEEKEQ; translated from the coding sequence GTGCTCAAAATAGTGTTTATGGGGACGCCGGAGTTTGCCATACCGTCGCTTGAGGCCATTGTAAGCAGCGGCCATAAGCTGATAGGGGTTGTTACCCAGCCTGATAAGCCCAAGGGCCGAGGGAAAAAGCTGGCATCGCCGCCTGTCAAAGAGTGGGCAACCGCCAGGAACATACCGGTCTACCAGCCTGAGAAGGTAAGGGATCCGGAGTTTATCAAAATATTAAGGGGATTAGCGCCTGACCTCATAGTCACTGCTGCCTATGGGCAGATCTTGCCTAAGGAAATACTCGATATTCCACCTTTGGGCTGCGTTAACGTTCATGCATCTTTGCTTCCCAAGTACCGCGGTTCTTCCCCCATACAGCAAGCCTTGATGGATGGGGAAACCGAGACGGGCATTACAATAATGTACATGGATGTGGGTATGGACACGGGCGATATAATACTCCAAAAGAGCATTCCTATATATCCTGATGAGCAGGCTGGTGAATTGCATGACCGATTAGCGGTACTGGGTGGGCAGGCGCTAGCGGAGGCGCTGAAGATGTTTGAGAATGGACGGCCTGAAGGACGGCCGCAGGAACATGATAAGGCCACTTACTGCAAGAAAATAGATAAATCCATGGGCAATATCGACTGGACACAGAGCGCTATACGCATCAAAAACCTGGTAAGGGGGCTTACGCCGTGGCCCGGGACCTTTACTTTTTTAGACGATCAGCGCATAAAAGTATGGAAGGTCCAGGAGTGGGAATACTCTAAACTGGGGACCTATATCCCTGGGCAGGTGGTGGCAGCAGACCAGCATCAGGGCTTAGTGGTGGCTTGTGGCGAGGGCTTTTTACGCCTCATTAAAATACAGGTGGAAGGCAAAAAGGTCATGGAGGACGTCGAATTTTTGAGGGGTAACCCTATAAAAGTAGGGGCTGTATTTAGGAGTGAGCCGATTTCAGAAGTGTCTCAGTTGTGGGAAGAAAAAGAGCAGTAG
- the rsmB gene encoding 16S rRNA (cytosine(967)-C(5))-methyltransferase RsmB: MGRKRAVDYRRCCCIVGDSIKAFMKNCGANVMDNKVDVARDVALQILKEVNHDGKYANISLKHHLRRAKLSNRDAVFVTQLVYGTLERQITIDWILSKFCSLKRANPWVVNILRMGCYQIMYMDRVPDFAVCDEAVKLCKKYCNKTLAGFVNGVLRNVVRHKHDISFPSKENDPVLSLSLTYSYPSWLVRKWISDYGVTVAEGLMMPVEGDQNCVTVRINKNKITKDELKEQFALQGIQFEDGLYMKDESLRLRFVGDIETNPLYAEGFFTVQGESSMLVVRVLEPQKNELIIDACSAPGGKATYMAELMGNEGRILAWDVHPQRVELIMLNATRLGATIVEPMIQDAAEFRAGLEGQADRVLIDAPCSGWGVIYKKPDIKNRIRPEGLHELYALQGRIISTCSRYVKPGGVLVYSTCTMNVDENQRVIERFLQSNPHFTLDDFTHLLPEGLKNSVIRPGMIQLIPSRDRIDGFFIARLKRMG; encoded by the coding sequence GTGGGAAGAAAAAGAGCAGTAGACTACAGGAGATGTTGTTGCATTGTCGGAGATAGCATAAAAGCATTTATGAAGAATTGCGGAGCGAATGTTATGGATAATAAAGTAGATGTTGCAAGGGATGTTGCCTTGCAAATATTGAAAGAGGTAAATCATGACGGTAAGTATGCCAATATAAGCTTAAAGCACCATTTGAGAAGAGCCAAGCTGTCTAACAGGGATGCTGTTTTCGTGACCCAGCTCGTTTACGGTACTTTAGAACGACAGATCACCATTGATTGGATTTTGAGCAAGTTTTGCAGCTTAAAGCGGGCCAATCCTTGGGTGGTAAACATATTGAGGATGGGCTGCTATCAGATCATGTATATGGATAGGGTGCCCGACTTTGCGGTTTGTGATGAAGCGGTCAAGCTGTGCAAGAAATACTGCAATAAGACTTTAGCTGGCTTTGTAAACGGCGTGCTGAGGAACGTAGTAAGGCACAAGCATGATATTTCTTTTCCTTCAAAGGAAAACGATCCTGTGCTCAGCCTTTCGCTTACCTATAGTTATCCTTCTTGGCTTGTAAGAAAGTGGATTAGTGACTACGGTGTAACGGTGGCAGAAGGTTTGATGATGCCTGTTGAAGGTGATCAAAATTGTGTTACAGTAAGAATCAATAAAAACAAGATCACGAAGGATGAGCTCAAAGAGCAGTTCGCTCTTCAGGGCATCCAGTTTGAAGATGGTCTGTATATGAAGGACGAGTCTTTAAGGCTTCGGTTTGTTGGCGATATTGAAACCAACCCCCTGTATGCGGAAGGCTTTTTCACGGTGCAGGGCGAGAGCTCCATGTTGGTTGTCCGCGTTCTTGAGCCCCAGAAGAACGAGCTTATTATAGATGCATGCAGCGCTCCAGGGGGCAAGGCCACGTATATGGCTGAGCTTATGGGAAATGAAGGGCGTATACTGGCATGGGATGTACATCCTCAACGGGTTGAACTGATAATGCTTAATGCCACCAGGCTGGGAGCTACTATCGTTGAGCCGATGATACAAGACGCCGCAGAGTTTCGGGCAGGCCTTGAGGGGCAGGCTGATCGTGTGCTAATAGATGCCCCGTGCAGCGGATGGGGGGTTATATACAAAAAGCCTGATATAAAAAACCGCATAAGGCCAGAAGGGCTTCATGAGCTATATGCCCTGCAAGGCCGCATAATTTCCACCTGTTCTCGCTATGTAAAACCAGGGGGTGTGCTGGTTTACAGCACATGCACTATGAATGTAGATGAAAATCAGAGGGTGATTGAGAGGTTTTTGCAGTCTAATCCCCACTTTACATTGGATGACTTTACGCATTTATTACCGGAAGGGTTGAAAAATTCGGTCATTCGACCGGGAATGATTCAGCTCATCCCTTCCAGGGATAGAATAGATGGTTTTTTCATTGCCAGGCTAAAAAGGATGGGGTGA
- the rlmN gene encoding 23S rRNA (adenine(2503)-C(2))-methyltransferase RlmN, giving the protein MEGKQDILSLSSEEVQQAVQALGQPHYRAQQILQWLHRGVKSFDEMTDLPKALRELLAERFYIVNLRMLDKRTSRAGDATKYLFLLEDGNTIESVVMRYNYGNSLCLSTQVGCRMGCKFCASTIGGLVRNLSAGEMLAQVIEVNSDLENSGERRVGNIVLMGIGEPLDNYDNTVKFIKMVHYPQGLNMSYRRITLSTCGLVPKMMDLAEEGLPITLSVSLHAPNDELRKLIMPVASAYSIDEIFKASRYYFKKTGRRVTFEYALISDLNDRERDAIELARKLRGFPCHVNIIPLNVVRGVGYKRSSPAVVERFVSVLKSQGIAVTKRRELGLDIEGACGQLRRSYIKQAEVER; this is encoded by the coding sequence ATGGAAGGAAAGCAGGATATTTTGAGTTTGTCGTCTGAGGAAGTGCAGCAAGCAGTACAGGCGTTGGGGCAGCCGCATTACCGGGCTCAGCAGATACTTCAGTGGCTCCACAGGGGTGTAAAGAGTTTTGATGAGATGACCGATTTGCCAAAGGCTTTGCGCGAGCTTTTGGCAGAGCGGTTTTATATAGTAAATCTCAGGATGCTGGATAAGCGCACATCACGTGCTGGGGATGCGACCAAGTATTTGTTTTTGCTTGAGGACGGTAATACGATTGAAAGCGTAGTGATGCGGTATAACTATGGCAATTCCCTTTGTCTTTCCACCCAGGTTGGGTGTAGGATGGGGTGTAAGTTCTGCGCATCCACCATTGGAGGGTTGGTTCGCAACCTTTCGGCAGGAGAGATGCTGGCGCAGGTTATAGAGGTGAACAGTGACCTTGAAAATTCCGGGGAACGCAGGGTGGGCAATATAGTGCTAATGGGCATAGGTGAACCACTAGATAATTACGATAATACCGTCAAATTCATTAAGATGGTGCATTACCCCCAGGGGCTCAACATGAGTTATCGCAGGATTACGCTGTCAACCTGTGGGCTTGTGCCCAAAATGATGGACTTGGCGGAAGAGGGGTTACCCATTACCCTCTCTGTTTCACTTCATGCTCCAAATGACGAGTTGAGGAAGCTTATTATGCCGGTTGCTTCGGCATACTCGATTGACGAGATATTTAAAGCCAGCAGGTATTACTTTAAAAAGACAGGTAGAAGGGTGACTTTTGAATATGCCTTGATCAGCGATTTGAATGACCGCGAGAGGGATGCTATTGAATTGGCTCGAAAGCTAAGAGGTTTTCCGTGCCATGTGAATATCATTCCATTGAATGTTGTCAGAGGAGTGGGATACAAGCGTAGTTCACCGGCTGTTGTGGAAAGGTTTGTTTCGGTATTGAAATCCCAGGGGATTGCTGTTACCAAGCGTAGGGAGCTGGGGCTTGATATAGAGGGTGCCTGTGGCCAACTCAGAAGGAGTTATATTAAGCAGGCTGAGGTTGAGAGGTGA